The following proteins are encoded in a genomic region of Natrinema sp. HArc-T2:
- a CDS encoding orc1/cdc6 family replication initiation protein: MDHFEDPRDGAGTSKDDTTEQAPSSSDSTASERPSSSTDPAPTSESKSIEDMLLEFDQQDGLIRDRSLLDPNHIVEEDRIVGRDAQLQEVTKMLRVALGDNRPPNLFLYGPSGTGKSLITKAVCKNISSICESRDIRFGTVEVNCQDLDTLGVAVYELASRAAAEAGVDVEVPKHGVATKEKWDELYRIVNENFDSAVFVLDELDMLVGRRDKQEPAFSRLLYQLSRAGANNELTAHISVVAISNDTKMMEAVGSRALSSFTPEDVHFDDYDANQLQSILRRRQDAFYEDVLDDDVIPLAAAFAAQTHGDARKAIDLMRVAGELAEREGDERVREEHVRKAQDKVEKNRVLEVVRGISTQKKLCLYATATVAAEADDESARSTTGYRVYQFLTDAIGAEQYHQETYVNKMKEMTTYSLVDFERRSHGPSSGMFLEFQFGERPDTILETIREDSRLDMVSADEVTSVVKAQVRNEN; this comes from the coding sequence ATGGACCACTTCGAGGATCCTCGCGATGGGGCGGGGACATCGAAGGATGACACGACGGAGCAGGCTCCTTCCTCGTCTGATTCGACTGCATCCGAGCGACCCTCATCTTCGACCGATCCAGCGCCGACCAGTGAATCGAAATCGATCGAGGACATGTTACTTGAGTTCGACCAACAGGACGGACTCATTCGTGACCGGTCGCTTCTCGATCCGAATCATATCGTCGAGGAGGATCGGATCGTCGGTCGCGACGCGCAACTCCAAGAGGTCACCAAGATGCTCCGTGTTGCTCTGGGTGATAACCGCCCGCCAAATCTTTTTCTTTACGGTCCCTCGGGAACCGGAAAATCACTCATTACGAAAGCCGTCTGCAAGAATATTAGTTCCATCTGCGAGTCCCGCGATATCCGGTTCGGGACGGTCGAAGTCAACTGCCAGGATCTCGACACCCTCGGTGTTGCGGTCTACGAACTGGCGAGTCGCGCTGCCGCCGAAGCTGGCGTCGACGTGGAGGTTCCGAAACACGGCGTCGCGACGAAAGAAAAGTGGGACGAACTCTATCGGATCGTCAACGAGAACTTCGACTCAGCGGTCTTCGTCCTGGACGAACTCGACATGCTTGTCGGTCGCCGAGACAAACAGGAGCCGGCGTTTTCTCGACTGCTCTATCAACTCTCTCGAGCCGGTGCAAACAACGAACTCACGGCTCACATCTCCGTCGTTGCGATTTCGAACGATACGAAAATGATGGAGGCTGTGGGTAGTCGGGCTCTGAGTTCGTTTACCCCGGAAGACGTCCATTTCGACGACTACGATGCGAATCAACTCCAGTCGATCCTTCGCCGTCGACAGGACGCGTTCTACGAGGATGTCCTCGACGACGATGTCATTCCATTGGCGGCGGCCTTTGCGGCACAGACTCACGGCGATGCCCGCAAGGCGATCGACCTGATGCGTGTTGCCGGCGAGCTCGCAGAACGCGAAGGTGACGAACGTGTTCGTGAAGAACACGTTCGCAAAGCACAGGATAAAGTCGAGAAAAATCGGGTTCTCGAGGTCGTCCGCGGGATCAGCACTCAGAAGAAGCTATGTCTCTACGCGACCGCAACTGTCGCTGCCGAGGCGGACGACGAATCCGCTCGCAGCACGACCGGGTATCGTGTCTATCAGTTCCTCACTGACGCGATCGGTGCCGAACAATATCATCAGGAGACGTATGTAAACAAGATGAAAGAGATGACGACGTACTCGCTTGTCGACTTCGAACGGCGGAGTCATGGGCCGAGTTCGGGCATGTTCCTCGAGTTTCAGTTCGGTGAGCGTCCCGATACGATTCTTGAAACAATTCGTGAAGATTCGCGTCTCGATATGGTCTCTGCGGACGAGGTAACGAGTGTCGTCAAGGCACAGGTTCGGAACGAAAACTGA
- a CDS encoding CBS domain-containing protein: MSTPLEIVSKDATLTEAATAMRDKEISALVVSTDPPSIVTSTDLVASAAEGHDPTTQQVSDVMTESVETVPPDLYLEEVAAMMTNFGINHLPVVDGDDYLGMISSTDVTSELS, from the coding sequence ATGTCAACGCCGCTGGAGATCGTCTCGAAGGATGCGACGCTCACGGAGGCTGCAACAGCGATGCGCGACAAGGAGATCAGCGCACTGGTCGTATCGACGGATCCACCCTCGATCGTCACCAGCACTGATCTCGTCGCTTCGGCCGCTGAGGGCCACGATCCCACCACCCAGCAGGTGTCCGACGTAATGACGGAATCGGTCGAGACCGTCCCACCGGATCTCTACCTCGAGGAGGTCGCTGCGATGATGACTAATTTCGGTATCAACCATCTGCCAGTCGTCGACGGTGACGACTACCTCGGGATGATTTCGTCGACCGACGTTACATCCGAACTGTCCTAA
- a CDS encoding NAD(P)-dependent alcohol dehydrogenase, with product MKAFVMEEVGETGFTEKEEPEPGPTDAILQPTKGLVCTSDVHTVHGAIGEREDLTLGHEIVGIVEEVGSDVDSFEQGDRVAVGAITPDWGSDAAQADHSSQSNGALGGWKFANVKDGTFAEYVHVNEADANMAHIPDDVTDEEAAYTTDMMSTGFMGAEHADIPIGGTVAVFAQGPVGLMATKGAALQGAGQILAVESVPKRQELAERYGATEIVNFEDHDPVERIHELTNDRGVDAAIEALGSSTTLEQCVAATKPGGTISNVGYHGEGEYVNIPREAWGVGMAEKDIVTGLCPGGRLRLRRLLRLLEEDVVDPTPMTTHEFDFDEIEEAFRLMETKEDGIIKPLIDFE from the coding sequence ATGAAAGCGTTTGTCATGGAAGAGGTCGGCGAAACAGGATTCACAGAGAAAGAGGAGCCGGAACCAGGACCGACCGATGCGATCCTCCAGCCAACGAAAGGGCTCGTCTGTACCTCCGACGTACATACGGTCCACGGCGCGATCGGTGAACGGGAAGACCTCACGCTCGGTCACGAGATCGTCGGCATCGTCGAGGAGGTCGGCAGCGACGTCGACTCGTTCGAACAGGGTGACCGTGTCGCCGTTGGCGCGATCACTCCCGACTGGGGCTCCGACGCGGCACAGGCAGACCATTCATCACAGTCTAACGGTGCTCTCGGCGGGTGGAAGTTTGCGAACGTCAAAGACGGCACGTTTGCCGAGTACGTCCACGTCAACGAGGCCGACGCGAATATGGCCCACATTCCCGACGACGTTACCGACGAAGAGGCTGCCTACACTACCGACATGATGAGTACGGGGTTTATGGGTGCCGAACACGCCGATATCCCGATCGGCGGAACCGTTGCCGTGTTCGCCCAGGGTCCCGTCGGTCTCATGGCTACCAAAGGGGCTGCACTGCAGGGAGCAGGCCAGATACTCGCAGTCGAATCGGTACCCAAACGCCAGGAACTCGCCGAGCGCTACGGTGCGACGGAGATCGTCAATTTCGAGGACCACGATCCCGTCGAACGGATTCACGAACTGACCAACGACAGAGGCGTCGACGCCGCCATCGAAGCGCTCGGGTCCTCCACGACGCTCGAACAGTGTGTCGCGGCGACGAAACCCGGTGGAACCATCTCCAACGTCGGCTATCACGGTGAGGGTGAGTACGTAAACATCCCGCGTGAGGCGTGGGGTGTTGGCATGGCCGAAAAGGACATCGTCACCGGCCTCTGTCCCGGTGGCCGACTTCGATTGCGCAGATTGCTCCGTCTTCTCGAAGAGGACGTCGTCGATCCGACGCCGATGACTACCCATGAGTTCGATTTCGACGAGATCGAAGAGGCGTTCAGGCTGATGGAGACCAAAGAAGACGGCATCATCAAACCGCTTATCGACTTCGAATAG
- a CDS encoding universal stress protein produces MTSRILVAFDESPQATAALHHALSTYNDAEIHVLHVSDPREWVSTDGLNGFYSETAYRQSQESAEQLLEEATEIAQEYDAALTTNTTVGQAASSIIRYAEDHDIDHIVLGSHGRRGLSRFLVGSVAERVVRRSPGSVTIIREAHPDGAT; encoded by the coding sequence ATGACATCCCGAATCCTGGTCGCGTTCGACGAATCACCGCAGGCGACCGCCGCGTTGCACCACGCACTGTCGACGTACAACGACGCCGAAATTCACGTCCTCCACGTGAGTGACCCGCGAGAGTGGGTGAGTACCGACGGTCTGAACGGGTTCTACTCGGAGACGGCCTACAGACAGTCACAGGAATCCGCCGAGCAACTCCTCGAGGAGGCGACCGAAATCGCACAGGAGTACGACGCAGCTCTGACGACTAACACGACGGTCGGACAGGCAGCGTCGTCGATCATTCGGTATGCAGAGGACCACGACATCGACCACATCGTCCTCGGGAGTCACGGTCGACGCGGGCTGTCACGGTTCTTGGTGGGAAGCGTCGCCGAGCGGGTCGTCCGGCGCTCACCGGGATCCGTGACGATCATTCGCGAGGCACACCCCGACGGCGCGACGTAG
- a CDS encoding MTH1187 family thiamine-binding protein, with the protein MTVIARLEIIPVREEHMSDQIAAAVDALDQFDISYELTPMDTIIEADDVSEIFDAAAAAHEAIDEDRIITSLEIDHQPDREQHTTDRVATVERELGRTPQG; encoded by the coding sequence ATGACAGTAATTGCCAGACTCGAGATTATCCCGGTTCGAGAAGAACACATGTCGGACCAGATCGCCGCCGCGGTCGACGCGCTCGACCAGTTCGACATCTCGTACGAACTCACGCCGATGGATACGATCATCGAAGCCGACGACGTGAGCGAAATCTTCGACGCTGCAGCGGCTGCACACGAAGCGATCGACGAAGACCGAATTATCACCTCGTTGGAAATCGACCACCAGCCCGATCGCGAGCAGCACACGACAGACCGAGTGGCAACGGTCGAACGCGAACTCGGTCGAACGCCGCAAGGATAA
- the rpl12p gene encoding 50S ribosomal protein P1: MEYVYAALILHEADQEITEESVTDVLEAAGVDSEESRVKALVAALEDVDIEDAISEAAIGAPAPAAPASEVEEPEGEEEAPEEEAEEPEEEEEEDVSGEGLGDLFG, translated from the coding sequence ATGGAATACGTCTACGCAGCCCTCATCTTGCACGAGGCCGATCAGGAAATTACAGAAGAGAGCGTTACCGACGTTCTCGAGGCCGCGGGTGTCGACAGCGAAGAATCCCGCGTGAAGGCACTCGTCGCCGCACTCGAGGATGTCGATATCGAGGACGCCATTTCGGAGGCAGCGATCGGTGCACCAGCGCCAGCTGCACCCGCTTCGGAGGTGGAAGAACCGGAAGGAGAGGAAGAAGCCCCAGAGGAAGAAGCAGAAGAGCCAGAAGAGGAGGAGGAAGAAGACGTGTCGGGCGAGGGGCTCGGAGATCTGTTCGGATAG
- a CDS encoding Hsp20/alpha crystallin family protein: protein MTGERDSTDRFDTQLERLQRQFENISRMWDLERFGLSESEMTSIGIDLIDHGDEFELTANLPGFDSDDIDTRLSENTLTITAERKEEAEAQEKLYLKRERAHRSVSRSVRLPEPVDEEAVTATYENGVLLLTLPKQQPSDVGGHTIAVE, encoded by the coding sequence ATGACTGGGGAACGCGATTCCACCGATCGATTTGACACACAATTAGAGCGACTCCAACGGCAGTTCGAAAACATATCTCGGATGTGGGATCTCGAGCGGTTCGGGCTCTCGGAATCGGAGATGACGTCGATCGGGATCGACCTGATCGATCACGGCGATGAGTTCGAACTCACGGCGAACCTTCCCGGCTTCGACAGTGACGATATCGACACCCGGCTCTCCGAGAACACGCTGACCATCACAGCGGAGCGCAAAGAAGAGGCTGAAGCACAGGAGAAGTTGTATCTCAAGCGCGAACGGGCACACCGATCTGTCAGTCGTTCCGTTCGATTGCCGGAGCCGGTTGACGAGGAAGCGGTAACTGCAACGTATGAGAACGGTGTCCTGCTGCTTACGCTCCCGAAGCAGCAACCGAGCGATGTCGGTGGACACACGATAGCGGTCGAGTAA
- a CDS encoding universal stress protein produces MSTNILVPIDRSSQSTAGLVYTLVSFPDATITAIHVTDTEHDAYATVGSPESSEERLEQAGEGLLEQAAETAAEYGRELDTVLERGIPHRTIVEYTVEHDIDHIVLGSHGESPIVRPFLGHVSEAVIRRAPVSTTIVPEAQSELLEREFPGRILVPVDGSDQSRAALEYATSQFPAGRITIFHAVTLPFEYDVDAIDGTYAAQIVDDLTERGETIVETAGETIENNDLAVETDLKYGVPSRSIVDYAADNGFDQIIMGSHGRSLPARLITGSVAETVSRRSTIPVTLIRGRPSGSS; encoded by the coding sequence ATGTCAACGAACATCCTCGTTCCGATCGATCGCTCGTCACAGTCGACCGCAGGGCTCGTCTATACGCTCGTCTCGTTTCCCGATGCCACCATCACCGCGATACACGTTACCGACACCGAACACGACGCGTACGCAACAGTCGGCTCCCCCGAATCGAGCGAGGAACGCCTCGAGCAAGCTGGCGAGGGGCTCCTCGAGCAGGCAGCCGAGACGGCAGCGGAGTATGGCCGCGAACTCGATACGGTACTCGAGAGGGGCATCCCGCATCGCACGATCGTCGAGTACACCGTCGAACACGACATCGACCACATCGTCCTGGGAAGCCACGGCGAATCCCCGATCGTTCGTCCGTTTCTCGGCCACGTCAGTGAAGCAGTCATCCGACGGGCTCCCGTCTCGACGACGATCGTTCCGGAGGCACAATCGGAGCTTCTCGAGCGAGAGTTCCCTGGTCGCATTCTGGTGCCTGTCGACGGCTCGGACCAGTCGCGTGCCGCACTCGAGTACGCGACCAGCCAGTTTCCGGCGGGACGAATCACGATTTTCCACGCCGTGACGCTGCCGTTCGAATACGATGTCGATGCCATCGATGGAACGTACGCAGCACAGATCGTCGACGACCTCACTGAGCGGGGAGAGACGATCGTCGAAACAGCCGGCGAGACGATCGAAAACAACGATCTCGCCGTCGAGACGGACCTGAAATACGGGGTGCCGTCTCGGTCGATCGTCGACTACGCAGCGGACAACGGATTCGACCAGATCATCATGGGGAGTCACGGTCGATCCCTCCCGGCGCGACTCATCACTGGCAGCGTCGCTGAGACCGTGTCGCGTCGGTCGACGATACCAGTGACCCTGATACGTGGACGACCGAGCGGATCGTCATAA
- a CDS encoding diphthine--ammonia ligase, whose amino-acid sequence MSAANGGWGALFSGGKESSWALYQALESGRDVRTLVVVQPPATSSMYHAPAQSVIRLAARSIGLPILDVGLPVTDLEPPDLQAGVSEGQEGELEELEPALERLDVEFDGGLRGLVAGTVTSDYQADRLQSMCDRLDCAFVAPLWQADPRELAETMIDGGLTIRIVEVAGPGFDESWLGRQLDHDALTDLAALHREYGVHLLGEGGEFQTIVTDGPHMSRPITLEFEREWYGTWGRIRITDARLDASASADEDEHR is encoded by the coding sequence ATGTCCGCAGCCAACGGTGGATGGGGCGCGCTCTTTTCGGGGGGCAAAGAGTCCTCGTGGGCGCTCTATCAGGCCCTCGAGTCCGGTCGTGACGTCCGCACACTCGTCGTCGTCCAGCCGCCAGCGACATCGTCCATGTACCACGCGCCCGCACAGTCGGTGATCCGACTGGCCGCACGCAGCATCGGCCTTCCAATCCTCGACGTTGGGCTCCCCGTTACCGATCTGGAGCCACCAGACCTGCAGGCGGGTGTGTCAGAAGGGCAAGAGGGCGAGCTAGAAGAGCTCGAGCCCGCCCTCGAGCGGCTGGATGTCGAGTTCGATGGCGGCTTGCGCGGACTCGTCGCCGGGACCGTCACGAGCGACTATCAGGCTGATCGACTGCAGTCGATGTGTGACCGGCTCGACTGTGCGTTCGTCGCGCCGCTGTGGCAGGCGGATCCGCGTGAACTCGCGGAGACGATGATCGACGGCGGACTGACGATACGCATTGTCGAGGTGGCAGGACCGGGCTTCGACGAGTCGTGGCTCGGTCGACAGCTCGACCACGACGCCCTGACAGACCTGGCGGCGCTTCACCGCGAGTACGGCGTTCACCTGCTGGGAGAGGGCGGCGAGTTCCAGACGATCGTCACCGACGGCCCACACATGTCTCGTCCCATCACGCTCGAGTTCGAGCGAGAGTGGTACGGCACGTGGGGACGGATTCGAATCACCGATGCCCGACTCGACGCATCCGCATCAGCGGACGAAGACGAGCATCGGTGA
- a CDS encoding universal stress protein has protein sequence MRYLVAVDGSDEAETALKYALEIADAVGGSITVVHAVDPAVYDESGSEPISTLSDADQRLVLESIEDAEQRGVAILEEMVAFAAERDVDVEEELLYGDPSVEIPAYAETEGFDAIYLGHRGRSERMERLLGSVAKVIVERATVPVTVVR, from the coding sequence ATGAGGTATCTGGTAGCCGTTGACGGCTCCGACGAGGCCGAAACCGCCCTCAAATACGCTCTCGAGATCGCAGACGCAGTCGGCGGCTCCATAACGGTGGTGCATGCGGTCGACCCTGCCGTCTACGACGAGAGTGGCAGCGAACCGATTTCGACGCTCTCGGACGCCGACCAGCGGCTGGTCCTCGAGAGTATCGAAGACGCCGAACAACGTGGCGTCGCCATCCTCGAGGAGATGGTCGCGTTCGCCGCAGAACGCGACGTCGATGTCGAAGAAGAACTCCTCTACGGCGATCCGAGCGTGGAAATCCCCGCCTACGCCGAGACGGAGGGGTTCGATGCGATCTACCTCGGCCACCGCGGTCGCTCGGAGCGGATGGAACGGCTGCTCGGTAGCGTGGCAAAAGTGATCGTCGAACGGGCGACCGTTCCGGTCACCGTCGTCCGCTGA
- a CDS encoding universal stress protein: MPWATQSIDAVLLPTDGSDGALAGAKRGIDLAAAVDAEVHVLSVADTTDFDDLSLVLDTDAVAEERDALEADAEEAVETVVTIAQEQAPDLEVTTAIERGTPFQCIDDYADAADIDLIAMGTKGRTGLERVVLGSVTENVLRTVDIPVLAVPPVAADSSVTPETTENVLLPTDGSDGAAAAVDWGIHLADVFDAMVHALYSADTSRLTMGSSPNTILSELERTGETALETVRERAKATGVSVTGTVANGPPARVILNYADEKAVDMIVIGTHGRSGLERHLLGSVTENVVRDADVPVFCVPMPTQ, translated from the coding sequence ATGCCATGGGCAACCCAGTCGATCGATGCAGTGTTGCTACCGACAGACGGGAGCGATGGCGCTCTCGCGGGTGCAAAGCGCGGTATCGATCTAGCCGCTGCAGTGGACGCGGAGGTCCACGTCCTCTCGGTCGCCGACACGACGGACTTCGATGATCTCTCGTTGGTTCTCGACACCGACGCGGTAGCAGAGGAACGAGACGCGCTCGAAGCCGACGCCGAGGAAGCCGTCGAAACCGTGGTGACGATCGCTCAGGAACAGGCCCCCGACCTCGAGGTCACGACGGCGATCGAACGGGGCACGCCGTTTCAGTGTATCGACGACTACGCCGATGCAGCCGACATCGATCTCATCGCGATGGGGACGAAAGGCCGGACAGGGCTCGAACGGGTCGTACTCGGGAGCGTGACCGAAAACGTCCTTCGGACGGTCGACATCCCGGTGCTGGCCGTCCCACCGGTCGCGGCTGACAGCTCAGTTACTCCGGAGACCACCGAGAACGTGCTCCTGCCGACGGATGGCAGCGACGGTGCCGCAGCCGCCGTCGACTGGGGGATCCACCTCGCGGACGTGTTCGATGCGATGGTGCACGCGCTGTACTCGGCAGACACGAGTCGGCTCACGATGGGATCGAGCCCGAATACGATCCTATCCGAACTCGAGCGCACAGGCGAGACCGCACTCGAGACGGTTCGTGAACGCGCGAAAGCGACCGGCGTCAGTGTCACGGGAACCGTCGCAAACGGCCCGCCGGCGCGGGTCATTTTGAACTACGCCGACGAGAAGGCGGTCGATATGATCGTGATCGGAACGCACGGTCGCTCCGGACTCGAGCGTCACCTGCTCGGCAGCGTCACCGAAAACGTCGTCCGAGATGCTGACGTTCCCGTGTTTTGTGTGCCGATGCCCACCCAGTAA
- a CDS encoding erythromycin esterase family protein — MSDIRSVGHDLTSPADLDQLVERFGDRKYVLIGDATHGTSEFYRWRSRLTARLIQERDFSFVAVEGDWTNCYEVNRYVKGLPESAETGREVLETFDRWPNWMWANWEVLEFLDWLEVHNQLLEQDDRIGFYGLDVYSLFESLDAVVDYLEDVDPDAAAEARDAYRCFDPYGGDAREYAQALRMVPETCEDEVLETLTRLQEAAPTYDHGQDDYFNAEQNALVAKNAEQYYREMARGNTDSWNVRDRHMVETLERLQRHHGGGSKGIVWAHNTHVGDARATDMEQRGRLNIGQLVRQHEGASEVALIGMGTFRGSVIAADSWDAPMEELTVPPARPGSYEHVFEQASETDQLLLTDELDDETPLREPRGHRAIGVVYHPNRESGNYVPTVLPDRYDAFVSLGETSALHPFSLHADRTHVPDLYPWGL, encoded by the coding sequence GTGTCCGATATCCGGTCGGTTGGACACGACCTGACGAGCCCGGCAGACCTTGACCAACTCGTCGAGCGATTCGGCGACAGGAAATACGTGCTGATCGGGGATGCTACCCATGGAACGTCCGAGTTCTATCGCTGGCGTTCGCGACTGACCGCTCGACTCATCCAGGAACGGGACTTCTCGTTCGTCGCTGTCGAAGGCGACTGGACGAACTGCTACGAGGTCAATCGATACGTCAAGGGCCTTCCCGAGTCTGCTGAAACCGGTCGCGAAGTCCTCGAGACATTCGATCGGTGGCCGAACTGGATGTGGGCGAACTGGGAAGTCCTCGAGTTCCTCGATTGGCTCGAGGTACACAACCAACTGCTCGAGCAGGACGACCGGATCGGCTTCTACGGCCTCGACGTCTACAGCCTGTTCGAGTCGTTAGACGCGGTCGTCGACTACCTCGAGGATGTCGACCCGGATGCCGCAGCCGAAGCGAGAGACGCCTACCGGTGTTTCGACCCGTACGGTGGGGACGCTCGGGAGTATGCGCAGGCGCTCAGGATGGTCCCCGAAACGTGTGAAGACGAGGTCCTCGAGACGCTGACGCGCCTTCAGGAAGCAGCCCCGACGTACGATCACGGACAGGACGACTATTTCAATGCCGAACAGAACGCACTCGTCGCGAAAAACGCCGAACAGTACTACCGGGAGATGGCTCGTGGCAACACCGATTCGTGGAACGTTCGGGACCGACATATGGTCGAGACGCTCGAGCGCCTCCAGCGTCATCACGGTGGGGGTTCGAAAGGGATCGTCTGGGCGCACAACACCCACGTCGGCGATGCTCGAGCGACGGACATGGAACAGCGCGGGCGGCTCAACATCGGACAACTCGTTCGACAACACGAGGGCGCATCCGAGGTGGCATTGATCGGCATGGGAACGTTTCGTGGGAGCGTTATCGCTGCCGATTCGTGGGACGCACCGATGGAAGAGCTGACAGTGCCACCAGCACGACCCGGAAGCTACGAACACGTCTTCGAGCAAGCCAGCGAAACCGATCAGCTCCTGCTCACTGACGAACTCGACGACGAGACGCCACTTCGAGAGCCCCGAGGCCATCGTGCGATCGGCGTCGTCTACCATCCGAATCGTGAATCCGGAAATTACGTACCGACCGTCCTCCCCGACCGCTACGACGCGTTCGTGTCTCTCGGCGAAACGAGCGCACTCCATCCGTTTTCGCTTCATGCAGACCGAACACACGTGCCAGACCTCTATCCGTGGGGGCTGTGA
- a CDS encoding HAD family hydrolase: MTFVAFDFDETLSQSDPSILLGREYDVATEMRGFLEQGVRDEIDFETSLQERASLLEGMPERRVEIAFERCSLRDGVADMITALRRSDVRVAVLTGSFERAVEAALEQAETTVDHVVANRLVRENGAVTGDVDGPVLDGQKDGPLGELAVADGVDLEQTIAVGNGATDLSMLRAAGTAIGFNPEPVVEQYCDVVVTSVRKLHLYFEQHGIIDTGEH; the protein is encoded by the coding sequence ATGACGTTCGTTGCCTTCGACTTCGACGAAACGCTCTCTCAATCGGACCCGAGTATTCTCCTCGGGAGGGAGTACGACGTGGCAACGGAAATGCGCGGGTTCCTCGAGCAAGGCGTTCGTGACGAGATCGATTTCGAAACGAGCCTGCAAGAGCGCGCCTCGTTGCTCGAGGGGATGCCGGAACGCCGGGTCGAAATCGCGTTCGAGCGGTGTTCCCTTCGTGACGGTGTTGCCGACATGATCACTGCACTCCGACGGTCGGATGTCCGTGTGGCCGTTCTCACGGGCAGTTTCGAGCGAGCCGTCGAGGCAGCACTTGAGCAGGCCGAAACGACGGTCGATCACGTCGTGGCGAACCGCCTCGTGAGAGAAAACGGTGCGGTAACTGGCGATGTCGACGGTCCCGTGCTCGATGGCCAGAAGGATGGGCCACTCGGAGAACTCGCCGTCGCCGACGGCGTCGATCTCGAGCAGACGATCGCGGTCGGCAACGGGGCCACGGATCTCTCGATGCTTCGTGCTGCTGGGACTGCTATTGGATTCAACCCGGAGCCGGTCGTCGAGCAATACTGTGATGTCGTCGTGACATCAGTTCGGAAACTCCACCTCTACTTCGAACAGCACGGCATTATCGACACGGGCGAACATTAG
- a CDS encoding phosphoribosyltransferase encodes MGGARRFTDRTDAGEQLATALRERDLDADIALAIPRGGLPLGRAVADALDVPLDIVVAKKIGAPGNPEYAIGAVASDGSVWRNETAFRGTGADDDYFQEMREKEAANARQKADRYRGDRSEPDLTDQTVVVVDDGVATGSTVRACLKRLQNTDAERIVLAVPVGPPSTIDELADEADEVVCLETPSGFRGVGQFYENFAQVSDEEAMEYLESET; translated from the coding sequence ATGGGAGGAGCTCGTCGATTTACCGACCGAACTGATGCAGGAGAGCAGCTCGCAACGGCGCTCCGTGAGCGGGACCTCGACGCGGATATCGCGCTTGCCATCCCGCGAGGCGGCCTTCCGCTCGGTCGTGCCGTTGCCGACGCACTCGACGTCCCCCTCGACATCGTCGTCGCAAAGAAGATCGGTGCTCCGGGTAACCCGGAGTATGCGATCGGTGCTGTCGCAAGCGACGGGAGCGTCTGGCGGAACGAAACAGCGTTTCGGGGGACGGGCGCCGATGATGACTACTTCCAGGAAATGCGCGAGAAGGAAGCGGCGAACGCGCGCCAAAAGGCCGACCGCTATCGCGGTGACCGGTCGGAACCCGATCTGACGGATCAAACCGTCGTCGTCGTCGACGACGGCGTGGCGACGGGATCGACTGTCAGGGCGTGTCTCAAACGGCTTCAGAACACGGACGCCGAGCGCATCGTTCTTGCAGTACCAGTCGGCCCGCCGAGCACGATCGACGAGTTGGCGGATGAAGCCGACGAGGTCGTCTGTCTCGAGACGCCGAGTGGCTTCCGGGGCGTCGGGCAGTTCTACGAGAACTTCGCGCAAGTGTCCGACGAGGAGGCGATGGAATACCTGGAGTCGGAGACATGA